The genomic region GTAAGATGAGGAAGAAGAAAGAGGCTTTTGTTTATATGGGTTTGATGTGGAAATGCTGTTTGCCCAACGTGGTTACCTATAGTACatggattgatatgttttgtaaagtgggGGATTTGAATATGGGGGTTAAGGTGTTTAGGGATATGAAGAAAGAGAAGGTGTTGTTGAATTCCATTGTGTTCACCTGCTTGATCGATGGCTACTGTAAGGTTGGTGATTTCGAGGCTGCGTTTGAATTGTGTAAGGAAATGAAACTGGCCAGGCTTGCAGTAAATGTCGTTACCTATACTGCACTCATTGACGGTCTTTGCAAGAAGGGGATGCTGGAAAGGGCTGAGTGCTTGTTTTTCAGAATGTTGAAAGATAAGGTTAAGCCTAATTCTGTTGTTTATACTTCAATCATTGATGCTCATTTCAAAAAGAGTAATGTAACTGATGCCCTGAAATATTTAGGTAAGATGTATGTTCAGGGACTTGAGTTTGACATGGCAGCATATGGGGTAATAATAGCTGGCCTTTGTAACACTGGTTTGTTTGACAAAGCATCAATATTTATGGAAAATATGGTCAAGAGTGGACTGCGGCCTGATAAATTGATGTTAACCATGATAATGGATGCCCATTTTAAGGCTGGGAATGTAAAAGCTGCATTGAATGTCTATGGTGAAATTTTGGCCCGTGGTTTTGACCCTGATGTTATCGTTCTTACAAGCTTAATGGATGGCCTCTGCAAGCATGGTTGTCTAAATGAAGCTGAAAGTTATTTTTGCAGGGAAAAGgctaataaaatatcttatacaGTGCTCATTACTGGGTTGGCTAAGAAAGGGGAGTTTACTGAACTTAATAGGGTTTTTAGGGAGATGTTGGAGGCAGGGTTCACTGCAGACAAATATGTATATACTTCTTGGATTGCCGGGCTTTGTGAGCAAGGAAATTTGATAGAGGCCTTTGGAGTAAAGAATAGAATGGTTCAAGAGGGTTTACAACCTGATCTTTTAACTTATAGCTCCCttatttttggtttagcaaataaGGGTCTAATGATTGAAGCAAAGCAAAtatttgaggatatgttgagaaggCAAATTACTCCTGATGCTGCAGTTTATGAAATTATGATCAGAGGGTATCTACAACAGGATAATGAAGCTGCTGTTACTGGTTTGCTTgaggaaatggaaaagagaggttTTTCAAAAGCAACATGCAAAGTAGGTGGAAATGAATTTCAATGACACATGCCGCTTTTGATTTGACTTTGATCAAGCTTGTCTGACCATTATCTGAAATTGTAAAAGAACCCCCTTCAATCTGGTTTGCTTACTAGATAATGGAACACGAGATGCTTTCATAGTAGGACTCCATTCCCCAGTTTCAGGTCCATGCACTTTAAGTAAATAGAATACTTTTTGGATTGCTACCAAAGGGAAAGATTATTGACTGCCTCGCTGTTTTATGCGACACTGATGAACAAACTGGAGGCGATCGATCTGATATTTTCTGTCACTGAGTAGTACAGCCTTTGTTGTCACCTGAAGTCTTTTTGCAGTGGATCTTAGCTTGCAGAATACATGCCACCATATTGAAACCCAGCTGTAGAAGGAACCCAAGATGCATGCCTTTCAGAATCATCACATGTGATGGAAAAACAAGTATtggtaatatattttattttcttaatttaatttaagtttttgatTTTCTGTCATCTTACTAATTATCTTGCTTCTTAAAATTGGGGGATGTGTTCTGTAACTCAAAAATGCATTATAAATGTTCGCTAGCTTGAAACTGATAGGTTAGAATTATCAACATACATATTTCTATCTGGTGAACACGTGCTGTTGATGTTGTTTCCTTGAACTTTCAAGTGGGCCTGGTTACTGGAAGTTTTATGATTACTCTAAGTCCCTCACAATAACTATATTGGTCTGAATCAGAAAATTTACTGTGCtcttgctttgttttacttttggTTGGGACGAAATCATTCACTATACTTCTAATAGTTGATTACTTTGTGCTTTTCATGTCTTGACACCTTCAGATAATTTCATTTATGTTAATATTCTGATTGGCAGGCTTATGATCCTTGTTGACATTTTTACTCACTTTTATACCTAATGCATTTGCATCAAATGAATTCAGTATTATAGTTTCCCTGAACAACTACAGATTCATCAGCTATCTTTCAGTTCTCCTACAGATGCCAAAGGAACGTTGGATCTTGTCAAATTCCTCTTCCCTAAGCATGCCTTGGTGAGAACCTGAAATGGCTATTCTTAAAGAAACTATCCAATCTGAAGTCAGAATCCAGTGTTATTCTCCTGCAAACAGTGAAACAATGACCATTCTTTCAACACATAATGGGAAAGCAGATGCTTACATTGGTTCAAAAGCTGCTTTTATCCAAATTTGAAGTGCTCAACATGTTGTTCAGTGGATAAATCTTACTTGGGTTCGAATTGACTCAAAGGCTGTTTCAAGGCTGCAGGCAAGTGATGGAAGAATTGCTGAATGTAATCTTAGTAGTGGATGGAAAAGGTTATACACCAGGATGAGCTTTTGCTCCGTGTTGGGAGAAAAACAGTGGGCTTTGGACATGCCCTCCCTGGTAATTCTCTCTGCTGTCCCGAGAAATGCGCTTGGATTAGTCGATTTTGAATCTTTGATAATCTTTTTGGAGAAAAACAATTGCCTTGATAGAAATATTTGATAATCTTTTAGAATGATGATGAATCACTGTTATTTTCTTGCTATAACCCAGTGGCCGATGGAAAACTTGCATCTAAAATCATTTCttccaaataaaaaataaaagttatgCAATTATCTTCTACTTGAAGGTCTTCTATGGGCTCCTCCCTTGTATATACTtcaattttatacataaaaatCAAACTTTTTCATGGAAAGAAAGAAAGGCTAatgtttttttttcccttttaaacataaatccaaaCATTTGATATAATTAAAAGAGGAAAATGGGTTATAGCATTCAATTTAGCATAACTTATGTAAACAATGAGGAAGGAACCTTAAACACTTATGTAAAGCATTCAATTTTTCTTTACTTCACAGCCACCTTACTCCTCTTCGACTCTCTTTCTTTTTCGTCTCTTTGCCTGTCTAGGCGAATTGATCTCTTTACCTTCTCTTTTATTGTACACTTGTATCAACAATTGGTGCGCTAAGTGTAGACCGAACTATGGCCTCTTCTTAGAATGATGATTCCCTCAACACTGCAAACCCTACCAACCAAGAGCTCCTTCAATACCAAATAGGAAACTCGCCAGTTGCCTTCACTCAGCTAGTTGCAACCTTCGACCAGACTGCCACATGCCAGTCATAGCCTTTACTTGGGGCCTCCTCCTTCTTTTTAAGTGATATTCTTGCACAACTCTACCAATATATCCACCTTTCTTGGTTGTTCTATTCGACTCCTCAAGTTATTGCTGCTACCATCCTTGTAGACCAAGTTTCTTAGCATTAACACTCTGGTTCCTAACAACGAGTCATAGAGATGGAAGAGAAAATCTGTCACATGGAAGAACAACTTTTTAAGCATCAGCGCCGGTTTCAAGAACAATAGAGCTTAGGGTAGCTAGGGATGTTTCTAAGAGAGATAACCAGCCTTAGGCGGAGGACATCATTTAGTATAACCTTAGCAAATAACATGACTTCTAGTAGTAGAACGACCCCCTATTGACAATAATTTTCCGGTTGGCTCCCAAGCCAAGTCGTTTGTGGCAATAATGTTTCCTTGGAAGAATAGATGTTATTGGATCTAATTCCTTTAGTGCAGTATTATTGTCTAAGTATACTTGtatttttttgaacaaattggtttaataaaatattcattaattatattaatattctttgtataatttttttcaatggtttgtgcacgcaaagcaaaatcgaagcaaatattagctcattgattatctaacgtttaactaatactaagtggtattatatggtcaagttattatatgaaaagacaacttatattagtagataattTAAATATGTCTTTAGTCTAATTGGAAACTAGCAGATCGATTAAAGGACTAATATGctatctatcaagtccaatttggGAGATATCTTATCTTGGATATCGAAGCGGGTGACTCTTAGAAGATGAAGACATAGATATGACTAATTGGACTGATAGTACATTAGacaagacccaagtagaatagatcctagatCCATTTGTGGACTTATTCACTTGTGATCTTTATAGGGTGGCATACCTTAATcgtgagtggatgatggactctTTGTGCGTGACTTGTATACTTTCATATAAATGAAGTccgagttcaaatagataatgaATTGAAAACTAGAATGTTAGGTATATGACTTttgtagtatgtagcatcattccacaatagtggaattcatagcccaagtaAAAGgcaaatgatatcctctcattagctgatatatgaaaagtaaacatgaccatgtgttatttgtctttgtgataaatgattTAATTAGTATTTggtagtaattgacttttcatgaatgaagatgtaatggttaccatgagataaaataagatcatattggagAACGAATTTAACCTAACGAATTTAAGGATAtcttataagggtaacacacttatgacaaggtcattggatgaacACTTATTTAGTAGCTTTTGCAATGGTACTTAGTTACGATACTTTAGTGGAAAAATTTCATGActaaataatgttataattactagatgaaaagttgaaacttacttataaattatttgagccccAATTATATATTAAGCTCGATAATCACTGAGAGGGGGGTGAATTGGTGTTTTAAAAACTTTAAGGAAATATGACAATCAAATGAGACTCAAGATTTTATAGTGGTTTAGCCTCAATTGCCTacctccactaccttagcttacCAAAACTAAGGATTTCCCAAATTCACAATATTTGAACTTTTCATGGATATGGTTTAAGCTTTACAAAACACTATCTTTTCACTATGCAAGATAAAGCCACTTCCCTTAAGATTTTCCACCCCAAAACCTTAAGCAATCCCTTACAAAGATGGAAAATGAGAAAAAATATTAAAGGCACCTCTCAAAGGTACAATGATAAAGCTCGTTCAGTAACAATACAACACTTGAAAAGAATACAAGAAATGGTTACCTAAGTGTGTGTATGAAGAACAAAGAGAATATGAATGAAAATATTGGATTTTTGTGTAATTGACTTTACAAGCTTCTTTCTTATCTTTAATATGGAGCTATTGACTTGTATTCATGCCTTCTAATAACCTTAGGGATGTTGAGAATCAATTAGATCTATTGTTGCAATTGATTCCAGACTATAGACCACTTGTATGGGTACAAGTAGACTTATGTCGATAGAAGTATTCAAAATTATGATCGCTGGAGCCCAATATATCGATAGAAGTCCACTTGTATCGATAAAAGTATGAAGGTTTCATAGGTTTCAACTCGTATTGATAGTTGTATTAGTAGAAGGTGGAGGGGAACCCTAAAATTACTCACTGACTTACTTGTTTTGGTAGAAGTCTCCCTAAGTATTGGTAGAAGTCTGATGCTTTGCTTGGAATGCTTTTTAACTTACTTCTACTAGTAGAATTCCTTCCAAGTATCAATAGAAGGGCCACCGAGTATCGTTAGAAGTTTGGAAAATTTCTTAGGGTGCTCTTTGACTTGGTTCTATTGATACATTTATACACTTGTATAGATAGAAGTTTCCTAGAGTTGTAAAATTTGACTTGAAACATTATTTTTCAaaggtattttataagtttaatCATTTGATGAGTTTGTAAGCACTGGAAAATAATCTTACAATTGCTTTTACAATTGATTGAAAATTTGACTAAAGATAATTTTCAATTTGACTctgttatattaaaatatttgaaaaattagGGCTaacaatttcccccttttttatataacaaaaccattaaaaataatttctaactCCCTCTTACTCAAACAATATTTTCAAGTTTAGCACCTTTAAAAAATATTTGATGCAAACATTtataaaagttttgaattaattttcaattttaataatgAAGGCATATTTGAGAAATGGTTGAAAAACAATTGCTTTTTTGTTTTAAACTATTAGCTTATATAACAATATATTCATTTGCAAATTTTACTTTTCTTCTCCCTTTTGTAATATAAAAACTACACATTTAAAAAACTAAGGGAGAATTAAAAGAGTATATAGATCAtgataaaatgatataaaataaaataaaataaagaagataTAAAAGCATAAGACAAGGAGTTTAGTGCAAAGAATCCAAAGCATATTAGATAAATATGGTagcaaaaataaaaggaaaaacatcCAAAGTTTCATGCTTCCATAGCAAGTATCatccaaagtagaaataaaaGAAAGCAAAAGCAAGCAAAGTAGCACATATCCCAACCAAACAACTAGGACAATTTTAAGCCAACAAAATAAACTAGATGTCTGAAGGAGAATGAATCGAGAGGCAGGATCTGAGATGCACTCATCCAAAAGATTTTATCGATCATTAACATATGTTGTTAATGTATCAAAATGAGCAACAACACGCAAAGAAAACCCATGTATTATATCAAGAAGAGCGAGGATACGAGGATGGAGGAGGTACCAAAATAGGAATATCTTCTTGTTGAGGAGCATCTTATTGTGGTATGCCTTCCCATTATAATTGACAATAGCTTGTTGAACTTGATGAGCTTGATGAGCATGCTTGAGATTGCGAATTCATTTACCATCACATTTGATCCAACCACAACTATAAGCGGTTGATATATCAAGATAAGAAGTAATGGCTTGATTGAGGTCAATATTAACGTTTAACTTAAGGACTCAAAAGATATGAGAGAGGTAGGTTCCATACCTAAGAGTTTTGTTACTAGGCATTGGAAGACAAACAATCTCGACAATGTAAAGGAAAATGATTGAGGCAAGGTTAAGGCAATGGTTTGTGTGAAAGCAATGTCACATCTAATAATCCAAATTACAAAATCCAGAATGCTTGTTGGTAGGGGACACTATGCAAGTAAAAATAAGATGGATGATCCTATCATACAAGTCTAAGTCATCTATATAGTTTTTAGGGATGATAAGGTCGTGAGGGAATAAACCATTATTTTTATCATTACCCTCGTTTGGAATGGAGAGATGTCTCGTAAGGGAAGAGATAGAGACCTCAACCTCTTCATACATGACATAAGAAGTGATAGAAATGATGGTTTAACCATCACCACCATAGGTAAATTTGGCATTGGGGTAAAAGGCTTTAATGAGGTTTTCATagaaaatacccttaatttggagACAATGTAACCAACCTCAATCATGACGTTGGTCGAGGTACCTAAACTTAAATTGGCCCGAGAAACAAGTTAAGGATTAAGGGACAAGATATTTAAATGTTGCGGGTGGAAAGTATATGTTAAAGTTTTCAAGGGAACCATTGTCCTCTAAACAATCTGCTAGGGACGGGGTTGTGTTTGTACTAGAGGATT from Gossypium arboreum isolate Shixiya-1 chromosome 1, ASM2569848v2, whole genome shotgun sequence harbors:
- the LOC108483952 gene encoding pentatricopeptide repeat-containing protein At2g01740, with protein sequence MIKNSFKFFSHLKKKKKASKNFPEPISYRALSDSYFGSPLQFFSYLKKTSKYPDPYSFNKVLHKLTASDCGALSLKLLSFFLSKGSTPHPSSFNSTISFFCKLGHCSYAQKLVNLMPLYGCEPDIATFNSLIDGYFKCGEVVKACLIVNEIRVDKCKPDLVTFNVLFNGFCKMRKKKEAFVYMGLMWKCCLPNVVTYSTWIDMFCKVGDLNMGVKVFRDMKKEKVLLNSIVFTCLIDGYCKVGDFEAAFELCKEMKLARLAVNVVTYTALIDGLCKKGMLERAECLFFRMLKDKVKPNSVVYTSIIDAHFKKSNVTDALKYLGKMYVQGLEFDMAAYGVIIAGLCNTGLFDKASIFMENMVKSGLRPDKLMLTMIMDAHFKAGNVKAALNVYGEILARGFDPDVIVLTSLMDGLCKHGCLNEAESYFCREKANKISYTVLITGLAKKGEFTELNRVFREMLEAGFTADKYVYTSWIAGLCEQGNLIEAFGVKNRMVQEGLQPDLLTYSSLIFGLANKGLMIEAKQIFEDMLRRQITPDAAVYEIMIRGYLQQDNEAAVTGLLEEMEKRGFSKATCKVGGNEFQ